The following proteins come from a genomic window of Acinonyx jubatus isolate Ajub_Pintada_27869175 chromosome C1, VMU_Ajub_asm_v1.0, whole genome shotgun sequence:
- the RBM45 gene encoding RNA-binding protein 45 isoform X2 — translation MDEAGSCASGGGFRPGVDSLDEPPNSRIFLVISKYTPESVLRERFSPFGEIQDIWVVRDKHTKESKGIAFVKFARSSQACRAMEEMHGQCLSPNDTKPIKVFIAQSRSSGSHRDVEDEELTRIFVMIPKSYTEEDLREKFKVYGDIEYCSIIKNKVTGESKGLGYVRYLKPSQAAQAIENCDRSFRAILAEPKNKASESSEQDYYNNMRQETLGHEPRVNMFPFEQQSEFSSFDKNDNRGQEAISKRLSVVSRVPFTEEQLFSIFDIVPGLEYCEVQRDPYSNYGHGVVQYFNVASAIYAKYKLHGFQYPPGNRIGVSFIDDGSNATDLLRKMATQMVAAQLASMVWNNPNQQQFLQFGGNSGSQLPQIQTDVVLPSCKKKAPPETPVKERLFIVFNPHPLPLDVLEDIFCRFGNLIEVYLVSGKNVGYAKYADRISANDAITTLHGKILNGVRLKVMLADSPREESNKRQRTY, via the exons ATGGACGAAGCAGGCAGCTGTGCGAGCGGCGGAGGGTTCCGCCCGGGCGTGGATAGCCTGGACGAGCCCCCCAACAGCCGCATCTTCCTGGTGATCAGCAAGTACACGCCCGAGTCGGTGCTGAGGGAGCGCTTCTCGCCCTTCGGCGAGATCCAGGACATCTGGGTGGTGCGGGACAAGCACACCAAGGAGTCCAAGGGCATCGCCTTCGTCAAGTTTGCCCGTAGCTCGCAGGCCTGCAGGGCCATGGAGGAGATGCACGGCCAGTGCCTCAGCCCCAACGACACCAAGCCCATCAAG GTTTTCATTGCTCAGTCCAGATCATCTGGAAGTCACCGAGATGTTGAAGATGAAGAACTTACAAGAATATTTGTCATGATACCAAAGTCCTACACAGAAGAAGATTTGCGGGAAAAATTTAAG GTGTATGGAGATATTGAATACTGCAGCATTATTAAGAATAAAGTAACTGGAGAAAGTAAAGGTTTGGGCTATGTTCGATACTTAAAACCATCACAAGCTGCCCAAGCAATAGAAAACTGTGATCGAA GTTTTAGGGCAATCTTGGCTGAACCTAAAAATAAAGCATCTGAATCCTCAGAACAAGACTATTATAATAACATGAGGCAGGAGACATTGGGACATGAACCTAGAGTAAATATGTTTCCATTCG AACAACAATCTGAATTTTCAAGTTTTGACAAGAATGACAACAGAGGCCAAGAAGCTATCTCCAAACGCCTGTCAGTTGTATCAAGAGTTCCTTTCACTGAAGAGCAGCTTTTCAGTATTTTTGATATAGTACCAGGATTGGAATACTGTGAAGTTCAACGAGATCCTTATTCtaattatg GTCATGGAGTGGTTCAGTATTTTAATGTAGCATCAGCTATTTATGCAAAATACAAGTTACATGGATTTCAGTACCCTCCTGGGAACCGGATAGGTGTTTCCTTCATTGATGATGGGAGTAATGCAACAGA TCTCCTTAGAAAAATGGCAACGCAGATGGTAGCAGCACAGCTTGCATCAATGGTGTGGAATAACCCAAATCAGCAGCAATTTCTG CAATTTGGAGGAAATTCTGGATCACAGTTGCCTCAAATCCAGACAGATGTTGTACTTCCATCATGCAAAAAAAAAGCCCCTCCTGAAACTCCTGTGAAAGAAAGACTTTTTATCGTGTTTAATCCTCATCCTTTACCTTTAGATGTATTAGAGGATATTTTCTG tCGTTTTGGTAACCTGATCGAAGTTTACCTTGTGTCAGGAAAAAACGTGGGGTATGCCAAGTATGCAGATAGAATAAGCGCCAATGATGCCATTACTACTTTACATGGAAAGATCCTTAATGGAGTCAGACTTAAAGTTATGTTGGCAGATTCCCCAAGGGAAGAATCTAACAAACGACAGAGAACTTACTGA
- the RBM45 gene encoding RNA-binding protein 45 isoform X1: MDEAGSCASGGGFRPGVDSLDEPPNSRIFLVISKYTPESVLRERFSPFGEIQDIWVVRDKHTKESKGIAFVKFARSSQACRAMEEMHGQCLSPNDTKPIKVQVFIAQSRSSGSHRDVEDEELTRIFVMIPKSYTEEDLREKFKVYGDIEYCSIIKNKVTGESKGLGYVRYLKPSQAAQAIENCDRSFRAILAEPKNKASESSEQDYYNNMRQETLGHEPRVNMFPFEQQSEFSSFDKNDNRGQEAISKRLSVVSRVPFTEEQLFSIFDIVPGLEYCEVQRDPYSNYGHGVVQYFNVASAIYAKYKLHGFQYPPGNRIGVSFIDDGSNATDLLRKMATQMVAAQLASMVWNNPNQQQFLQFGGNSGSQLPQIQTDVVLPSCKKKAPPETPVKERLFIVFNPHPLPLDVLEDIFCRFGNLIEVYLVSGKNVGYAKYADRISANDAITTLHGKILNGVRLKVMLADSPREESNKRQRTY, translated from the exons ATGGACGAAGCAGGCAGCTGTGCGAGCGGCGGAGGGTTCCGCCCGGGCGTGGATAGCCTGGACGAGCCCCCCAACAGCCGCATCTTCCTGGTGATCAGCAAGTACACGCCCGAGTCGGTGCTGAGGGAGCGCTTCTCGCCCTTCGGCGAGATCCAGGACATCTGGGTGGTGCGGGACAAGCACACCAAGGAGTCCAAGGGCATCGCCTTCGTCAAGTTTGCCCGTAGCTCGCAGGCCTGCAGGGCCATGGAGGAGATGCACGGCCAGTGCCTCAGCCCCAACGACACCAAGCCCATCAAGGTGCAG GTTTTCATTGCTCAGTCCAGATCATCTGGAAGTCACCGAGATGTTGAAGATGAAGAACTTACAAGAATATTTGTCATGATACCAAAGTCCTACACAGAAGAAGATTTGCGGGAAAAATTTAAG GTGTATGGAGATATTGAATACTGCAGCATTATTAAGAATAAAGTAACTGGAGAAAGTAAAGGTTTGGGCTATGTTCGATACTTAAAACCATCACAAGCTGCCCAAGCAATAGAAAACTGTGATCGAA GTTTTAGGGCAATCTTGGCTGAACCTAAAAATAAAGCATCTGAATCCTCAGAACAAGACTATTATAATAACATGAGGCAGGAGACATTGGGACATGAACCTAGAGTAAATATGTTTCCATTCG AACAACAATCTGAATTTTCAAGTTTTGACAAGAATGACAACAGAGGCCAAGAAGCTATCTCCAAACGCCTGTCAGTTGTATCAAGAGTTCCTTTCACTGAAGAGCAGCTTTTCAGTATTTTTGATATAGTACCAGGATTGGAATACTGTGAAGTTCAACGAGATCCTTATTCtaattatg GTCATGGAGTGGTTCAGTATTTTAATGTAGCATCAGCTATTTATGCAAAATACAAGTTACATGGATTTCAGTACCCTCCTGGGAACCGGATAGGTGTTTCCTTCATTGATGATGGGAGTAATGCAACAGA TCTCCTTAGAAAAATGGCAACGCAGATGGTAGCAGCACAGCTTGCATCAATGGTGTGGAATAACCCAAATCAGCAGCAATTTCTG CAATTTGGAGGAAATTCTGGATCACAGTTGCCTCAAATCCAGACAGATGTTGTACTTCCATCATGCAAAAAAAAAGCCCCTCCTGAAACTCCTGTGAAAGAAAGACTTTTTATCGTGTTTAATCCTCATCCTTTACCTTTAGATGTATTAGAGGATATTTTCTG tCGTTTTGGTAACCTGATCGAAGTTTACCTTGTGTCAGGAAAAAACGTGGGGTATGCCAAGTATGCAGATAGAATAAGCGCCAATGATGCCATTACTACTTTACATGGAAAGATCCTTAATGGAGTCAGACTTAAAGTTATGTTGGCAGATTCCCCAAGGGAAGAATCTAACAAACGACAGAGAACTTACTGA